The Brassica napus cultivar Da-Ae chromosome C7, Da-Ae, whole genome shotgun sequence genome has a segment encoding these proteins:
- the LOC106398211 gene encoding cysteine-rich receptor-like protein kinase 17 isoform X1 — MGKKSSVSILCFILISFSPIFVSAQTCNKAAATFKPNSPYDKNRRLINSTLASNVTAHAGYFNGSIGLGPDIVYALGMCAPGAEPQACSYCIQDASDSILNASDSILNTCLNQTDAFMWSGEEIICLVRYSSKSFSGVLALEPITPFHNEIDIREENQKEFDSVWDGLVLPMITRVSSSVRNNSSTSSLSLSGKYYAKDVAPVPVYGNILVLMLCTPDISSKDCSLCLETSVDYYKKWFHTKRGTILLRPSCFFRWELYNFSGAFDNINGQHPPSLPPPKSPSVSNLTNIAKKDKKVSVGIILAIVVGIVVTIVLISLGLVMFKRKKKNQDMQLPTESVQFDFKTIEAATSNFSEANKLGAGGFGEVYKGILMNGTEVAVKRLSKTSGQGEGEFKNEVVVVAKLQHRNLVRLLGFSLQGEEKLLVYEFVPNKSLDYFLVDASKRILLDWTTRHNIIGGISRGIVYLHQDSRLKIIHRDLKASNILLDADMNPKIADFGMARIFGMDQTVDNTSRVVGTFGYMPPEYVTHGQFSMKSDVYSFGVLILEIISGKKNSSFYQIDGLVNNLVTYVWRLWENKSLPDLIDLGIKEDCNIDEVVRYIHIGLLCVQENPADRPTMSTIHQMLTTSSITLPVPLPPGFFFGNRSGTTSSSQGLEPNQSSSKSFTCSVDEATITEVNPR; from the exons atgggaAAGAAGAGCTCTGTATCAATCCTCTGCTTCATACTCATAAGCTTCAGTCCCATTTTTGTTTCCGCACAAACTTGTAACAAAGCTGCTGCGACTTTCAAACCCAATAGTCCATATGACAAAAATCGACGTCTCATCAACTCTACTCTTGCTTCTAACGTCACGGCTCACGCTGGCTACTTCAACGGCTCCATCGGGCTAGGCCCTGACATAGTCTATGCCTTGGGGATGTGCGCTCCGGGTGCTGAACCACAAGCTTGCTCCTACTGTATCCAGGACGCCTCAGATAGTATACTAAACGCCTCAGATAGTATACTAAATACCTGTTTGAACCAAACTGATGCTTTCATGTGGTCAGGTGAAGAGATCATTTGCCTTGTTCGCTACTCTAGTAAGTCCTTCTCTGGGGTTCTTGCCTTGGAGCCTATTACACCGTTTCATAATGAGATTGACATAAGAGAGGAAAACCAGAAGGAGTTTGATAGTGTGTGGGACGGGTTAGTGCTTCCTATGATCACTAGAGTTTCTTCCTCGGTGAGAAACAATTCATCTACTTCTTCTTTATCATTGTCTGGTAAATACTATGCAAAGGATGTAGCTCCGGTACCGGTTTACGGGAACATATTGGTGCTGATGCTATGCACTCCAGATATTTCTTCAAAGGATTGTAGTCTTTGTCTAGAGACAAGTGTTGATTACTATAAGAAATGGTTTCATACGAAGAGAGGCACCATTTTATTGCGGCCAAGTTGCTTTTTCCGGTGGGAGTTGTATAATTTCTCTGGTGCTTTTGATAATATTAATGGTCAACATCCGCCTTCACTGCCGCCTCCAAAGAGTCCTTCTGTATCTAATCTGACTAATATAGCCAAGAAAG ATAAAAAGGTCTCAGTAGGTATTATCCTAGCAATAGTTGTAGGTATTGTTGTTACCATAGTATTGATTTCTTTAGGCCTTGTCATGTTcaagaggaaaaagaaaaaccaaGACATGCAACTTCCAA CGGAATCTGTTCAATTTGATTTCAAGACAATTGAAGCTGCTACGAGCAATTTTTCTGAGGCCAACAAGCTTGGTGCAGGTGGATTTGGTGAGGTTTACAAG GGCATTCTCATGAATGGTACTGAAGTTGCAGTAAAGAGACTGTCCAAAACATCAGGACAAGGTGAGGGAGAGTTCAAGAAtgaggttgttgttgttgcaaagCTTCAACATAGGAATCTTGTTAGACTTCTTGGGTTTTCACTTCAAGGAGAAGAAAAGTTACTCGTCTATGAGTTTGTTCCCAACAAAAGCCTTGATTATTTCCTCGTTG ACGCTAGTAAGAGAATTCTGTTAGACTGGACAACGCGACACAACATCATCGGTGGGATCAGTCGTGGGATTGTATATCTTCATCAAGATTCACGGCTCAAGATCATACACCGCGACCTCAAAGCTAGTAACATTCTGTTAGATGCTGATATGAATCCAAAAATTGCTGATTTCGGAATGGCAAGGATCTTTGGAATGGACCAAACTGTAGACAACACATCAAGAGTAGTTGGAACCTT CGGTTACATGCCACCTGAGTATGTGACACATGGACAGTTCTCGATGAAGTCAGATGTGTATAGCTTCGGAGTACTGATTCTTGAGATCATTAGTGGCAAAAAGAATAGCAGTTTCTACCAGATAGATGGTTTAGTTAACAACTTAGTCACTTAT GTTTGGAGACTTTGGGAGAACAAATCATTGCCTGATCTCATTGATCTTGGTATTAAAGAAGACTGTAACATCGATGAAGTTGTTAGATACATTCATATTGGACTGTTGTGCGTTCAAGAAAATCCTGCAGATCGTCCAACAATGTCAACGATTCACCAAATGCTCACAACCAGCTCCATTACTCTGCCTGTACCTCTGCCACCGGGATTTTTTTTCGGGAACAGATCAGGAACGACTTCTTCATCCCAGGGATTGGAGCCGAATCAGTCGAGCAGCAAGTCTTTTACTTGTTCAGTGGATGAAGCAACAATTACTGAGGTTAATCCTCGTTGA
- the LOC106398211 gene encoding cysteine-rich receptor-like protein kinase 17 isoform X2, whose product MGKKSSVSILCFILISFSPIFVSAQTCNKAAATFKPNSPYDKNRRLINSTLASNVTAHAGYFNGSIGLGPDIVYALGMCAPGAEPQACSYCIQDASDSEEIICLVRYSSKSFSGVLALEPITPFHNEIDIREENQKEFDSVWDGLVLPMITRVSSSVRNNSSTSSLSLSGKYYAKDVAPVPVYGNILVLMLCTPDISSKDCSLCLETSVDYYKKWFHTKRGTILLRPSCFFRWELYNFSGAFDNINGQHPPSLPPPKSPSVSNLTNIAKKDKKVSVGIILAIVVGIVVTIVLISLGLVMFKRKKKNQDMQLPTESVQFDFKTIEAATSNFSEANKLGAGGFGEVYKGILMNGTEVAVKRLSKTSGQGEGEFKNEVVVVAKLQHRNLVRLLGFSLQGEEKLLVYEFVPNKSLDYFLVDASKRILLDWTTRHNIIGGISRGIVYLHQDSRLKIIHRDLKASNILLDADMNPKIADFGMARIFGMDQTVDNTSRVVGTFGYMPPEYVTHGQFSMKSDVYSFGVLILEIISGKKNSSFYQIDGLVNNLVTYVWRLWENKSLPDLIDLGIKEDCNIDEVVRYIHIGLLCVQENPADRPTMSTIHQMLTTSSITLPVPLPPGFFFGNRSGTTSSSQGLEPNQSSSKSFTCSVDEATITEVNPR is encoded by the exons atgggaAAGAAGAGCTCTGTATCAATCCTCTGCTTCATACTCATAAGCTTCAGTCCCATTTTTGTTTCCGCACAAACTTGTAACAAAGCTGCTGCGACTTTCAAACCCAATAGTCCATATGACAAAAATCGACGTCTCATCAACTCTACTCTTGCTTCTAACGTCACGGCTCACGCTGGCTACTTCAACGGCTCCATCGGGCTAGGCCCTGACATAGTCTATGCCTTGGGGATGTGCGCTCCGGGTGCTGAACCACAAGCTTGCTCCTACTGTATCCAGGACGCCTCAGATA GTGAAGAGATCATTTGCCTTGTTCGCTACTCTAGTAAGTCCTTCTCTGGGGTTCTTGCCTTGGAGCCTATTACACCGTTTCATAATGAGATTGACATAAGAGAGGAAAACCAGAAGGAGTTTGATAGTGTGTGGGACGGGTTAGTGCTTCCTATGATCACTAGAGTTTCTTCCTCGGTGAGAAACAATTCATCTACTTCTTCTTTATCATTGTCTGGTAAATACTATGCAAAGGATGTAGCTCCGGTACCGGTTTACGGGAACATATTGGTGCTGATGCTATGCACTCCAGATATTTCTTCAAAGGATTGTAGTCTTTGTCTAGAGACAAGTGTTGATTACTATAAGAAATGGTTTCATACGAAGAGAGGCACCATTTTATTGCGGCCAAGTTGCTTTTTCCGGTGGGAGTTGTATAATTTCTCTGGTGCTTTTGATAATATTAATGGTCAACATCCGCCTTCACTGCCGCCTCCAAAGAGTCCTTCTGTATCTAATCTGACTAATATAGCCAAGAAAG ATAAAAAGGTCTCAGTAGGTATTATCCTAGCAATAGTTGTAGGTATTGTTGTTACCATAGTATTGATTTCTTTAGGCCTTGTCATGTTcaagaggaaaaagaaaaaccaaGACATGCAACTTCCAA CGGAATCTGTTCAATTTGATTTCAAGACAATTGAAGCTGCTACGAGCAATTTTTCTGAGGCCAACAAGCTTGGTGCAGGTGGATTTGGTGAGGTTTACAAG GGCATTCTCATGAATGGTACTGAAGTTGCAGTAAAGAGACTGTCCAAAACATCAGGACAAGGTGAGGGAGAGTTCAAGAAtgaggttgttgttgttgcaaagCTTCAACATAGGAATCTTGTTAGACTTCTTGGGTTTTCACTTCAAGGAGAAGAAAAGTTACTCGTCTATGAGTTTGTTCCCAACAAAAGCCTTGATTATTTCCTCGTTG ACGCTAGTAAGAGAATTCTGTTAGACTGGACAACGCGACACAACATCATCGGTGGGATCAGTCGTGGGATTGTATATCTTCATCAAGATTCACGGCTCAAGATCATACACCGCGACCTCAAAGCTAGTAACATTCTGTTAGATGCTGATATGAATCCAAAAATTGCTGATTTCGGAATGGCAAGGATCTTTGGAATGGACCAAACTGTAGACAACACATCAAGAGTAGTTGGAACCTT CGGTTACATGCCACCTGAGTATGTGACACATGGACAGTTCTCGATGAAGTCAGATGTGTATAGCTTCGGAGTACTGATTCTTGAGATCATTAGTGGCAAAAAGAATAGCAGTTTCTACCAGATAGATGGTTTAGTTAACAACTTAGTCACTTAT GTTTGGAGACTTTGGGAGAACAAATCATTGCCTGATCTCATTGATCTTGGTATTAAAGAAGACTGTAACATCGATGAAGTTGTTAGATACATTCATATTGGACTGTTGTGCGTTCAAGAAAATCCTGCAGATCGTCCAACAATGTCAACGATTCACCAAATGCTCACAACCAGCTCCATTACTCTGCCTGTACCTCTGCCACCGGGATTTTTTTTCGGGAACAGATCAGGAACGACTTCTTCATCCCAGGGATTGGAGCCGAATCAGTCGAGCAGCAAGTCTTTTACTTGTTCAGTGGATGAAGCAACAATTACTGAGGTTAATCCTCGTTGA